A stretch of the Equus caballus isolate H_3958 breed thoroughbred chromosome X, TB-T2T, whole genome shotgun sequence genome encodes the following:
- the LOC100069378 gene encoding heat shock transcription factor, X-linked member 3, whose amino-acid sequence MASQGTDQTDEVKQAPSGDREPATGVPTNSSLDPKLDSREILGTCSDQAISQDPGPQDNPRPQDPNQGIVHVEENHHLLGLSFPRKLWMVAEDDAFTSVRWNDEGDTVIIEEDLFQREILQRRGPGRIFETDSLKSFIRQLNLYGFSKIRPNDPSVHSPGNKRMMMYRNSNFQRNKPLLIENIRRRGNLRITTQPGASATTPKRKKQVEATRRSPRIHRNEPTKEGDRKAQKESPKAQGPSDTWSFVCSENHSVSSVAGHATENRHPSEPGSPSGEGTSRNVLFVPLATAGGDGAEEPPTSPPDYPNYDSVMSLYNTCYSILLASLSEMAPHEVPDEDEQQEGSSDYKCSLCERFKDNPGP is encoded by the exons ATGGCTAGTCAGGGTACCGACCAGACAGATGAAGTCAAGCAGGCCCCATCAGGTGACCGAGAGCCAGCAACAGGGGTCCCAACTAATTCATCCCTGGATCCAAAGTTGGATTCAAGGGAGATTTTGGGGACCTGCAGTGACCAAGCCATAAGCCAAGATCCAGGCCCCCAAGACAACCCGCGACCACAGGACCCAAACCAAGGCATCGTCCACGTGGAAGAAAACCACCACCTTCTCGGGCTCTCCTTCCCAAGAAAGCTTTGGATGGTAGCTGAGGACGACGCCTTCACGTCCGTGCGCTGGAATGACGAGGGAGACACCGTGATCATTGAAGAGGATCTTTTCCAGAGGGAGATTCTTCAACGGAGAGGCCCAGGGAGAATTTTTGAAACAGACAGCTTGAAGAGTTTTATCCGCCAACTGAATCTCTACGGCTTCAGCAAAATACGTCCAAACGACCCTTCGGTTCACTCTCCAGGGAACAAGAGAATGATG ATGTACCGTAACTCCAACTTTCAGAGAAATAAGCCTCTGCTCATTGAGAACATTCGGAGAAGAGGCAACCTGAGAATtaccactcagccaggggccagCGCAACAActccaaagagaaagaagcaggtaGAAGCTACGAGGCGCTCCCCACGAATCCATCGCAATGAACCCACCAAAGAAGGTGACAGAAAGGCCCAGAAGGAAAGCCCTAAAGCTCAGGGACCCAGTGACACCTGGTCGTTCGTGTGCTCTGAAAACCACTCTGTGAGCAGTGTAGCAGGACATGCCACAGAAAATCGTCACCCAAGTGAGCCAGGCAGCCCAAGTGGGGAGGGCACATCCAGGAATGTTCTGTTTGTGCCCCTGGCTACTGCCGGGGGAGACGGTGCAGAGGAACCACCCACCAGCCCCCCAGATTACCCCAATTATGATTCGGTGATGTCCTTATACAACACCTGTTATTCCATCCTGCTGGCTTCCCTCTCAGAGATGGCTCCACATGAGGTCCCTGATGAGGACGAGCAGCAGGAAGGCTCCTCAGATTACAAGTGTTCACTTTGTGAGCGCTTCAAGGACAATCCAGGTCCCTAA